From the Shewanella amazonensis SB2B genome, one window contains:
- a CDS encoding ParA family protein, with translation MGKVIAVANQKGGVGKTTTCINLAASLAATRRKVLLIDLDPQGNATMGSGVDKYEVENTAYELLVEEKPFADVVVKDTQGKYDLIAANGDVTAAEIKLMEFFAREVRLRNALAPIRDQYDFIFIDCPPSLNMLTVNAMSAADSVLVPMQCEYFALEGLTALIDTIGKLASMVNPGLGIEGILRTMYDPRNRLANDVSDQLKQHFGEKVYRTVIPRNIRLAEAPSFGAPAMYYDKSSAGAKAYLALAGEIIRRGEQTQAKKQA, from the coding sequence GTGGGGAAAGTCATTGCTGTAGCCAACCAGAAAGGTGGCGTAGGAAAAACAACTACTTGCATTAACCTGGCGGCCTCGCTTGCAGCAACCCGGCGCAAGGTGCTGCTGATTGACCTGGATCCCCAGGGTAATGCCACCATGGGCAGTGGTGTAGACAAGTACGAGGTAGAAAATACCGCGTATGAGCTGCTCGTGGAGGAAAAGCCCTTTGCCGATGTGGTGGTGAAGGATACTCAGGGCAAGTATGATCTCATTGCCGCCAATGGTGATGTGACGGCCGCCGAAATCAAGCTGATGGAATTCTTCGCCCGTGAAGTGCGTCTGCGCAACGCGCTGGCGCCCATTCGCGATCAGTATGATTTTATCTTTATCGACTGTCCGCCTTCCCTGAATATGCTCACCGTGAACGCCATGTCCGCTGCAGACTCAGTGCTGGTGCCTATGCAATGTGAGTATTTTGCGCTGGAAGGTCTCACTGCCCTTATCGATACCATAGGCAAGCTGGCATCCATGGTGAATCCGGGGCTTGGCATCGAAGGAATTTTGCGTACCATGTACGATCCTCGCAATCGATTGGCCAATGATGTGTCCGATCAGCTCAAGCAGCATTTTGGCGAGAAAGTTTACCGGACTGTGATCCCCCGTAATATCCGTCTGGCCGAGGCCCCGAGTTTTGGTGCGCCCGCCATGTATTACGACAAGTCCAGTGCCGGCGCCAAGGCCTACCTGGCCCTGGCCGGAGAGATTATTCGCCGGGGTGAGCAAACCCAGGCTAAAAAGCAGGCGTAA
- the atpE gene encoding F0F1 ATP synthase subunit C: protein METILGFTAIAVALLIGMGALGTAIGFGLLGGKFLEGAARQPEMAPMLQVKMFIVAGLLDAVTMIGVGIALYMLFTNPLGAML from the coding sequence ATGGAAACTATTCTGGGCTTTACTGCAATCGCTGTTGCTCTGCTGATTGGTATGGGTGCACTGGGTACCGCTATCGGTTTCGGTCTTTTGGGTGGCAAGTTCCTGGAAGGCGCTGCTCGTCAACCAGAAATGGCTCCTATGCTGCAGGTTAAGATGTTCATCGTGGCTGGTCTGCTCGACGCCGTAACCATGATCGGTGTGGGTATCGCTCTGTACATGCTGTTCACCAACCCACTGGGCGCAATGCTGTAA
- the atpF gene encoding F0F1 ATP synthase subunit B codes for MNINATLIGQTVAFIIFVWFCMKYVWPPLMNAIEERQKRIADGLANADRAAKDLELAQAKATEQLKEAKATANEIIESANKRKAQIVEEAKAEADAERARIIAQGKAEIEAERNRVKEELRKQVATLALAGAEKILERSIDAAAHSDIVEKLVAEI; via the coding sequence GTGAATATCAACGCTACCCTAATCGGTCAGACGGTCGCCTTTATTATCTTCGTGTGGTTCTGCATGAAGTATGTTTGGCCTCCTTTGATGAATGCCATCGAAGAACGCCAAAAGAGGATTGCTGACGGTCTCGCAAACGCTGACCGCGCTGCAAAAGACCTGGAGCTCGCTCAGGCCAAGGCCACCGAGCAGCTCAAAGAAGCCAAAGCTACAGCCAATGAAATCATCGAGTCTGCCAATAAGCGCAAGGCTCAGATCGTTGAAGAAGCAAAAGCCGAGGCTGACGCTGAGCGTGCACGTATCATCGCTCAGGGCAAAGCTGAAATTGAAGCTGAACGCAATCGCGTGAAAGAGGAACTGCGCAAGCAGGTTGCTACTCTGGCCCTTGCCGGTGCTGAGAAGATCCTCGAACGTTCGATTGATGCAGCCGCACACAGTGACATAGTTGAAAAGCTTGTCGCTGAAATTTGA
- the atpB gene encoding F0F1 ATP synthase subunit A: MAATGEALTPQGYIQHHLTNLSVGEGFWTWHIDSLLFSVGLGVLFLWIFRSVGKKATTGVPGKLQCFVEMIVEFVDNSVKETFHGRNALIAPLALTIFVWVFMMNFMDMVPVDWLPHTAAMLGVPYLKVVPTTDLNITFSLALGVFLLIIYYSIKVKGVSGFVKELTLQPFNHWAMIPVNLLLESVTLIAKPISLALRLFGNLYAGELIFILIALMYGANWLIASLGVTLQLGWLIFHILVITLQAFIFMMLTIVYLSMAHEDH, translated from the coding sequence ATGGCTGCAACTGGTGAAGCGTTAACACCGCAGGGCTATATCCAGCATCACCTGACCAACCTTTCCGTTGGTGAAGGATTCTGGACATGGCATATTGATTCGTTGCTCTTTTCGGTTGGTCTTGGTGTTCTGTTCCTGTGGATTTTCCGTAGCGTTGGCAAGAAAGCGACTACAGGCGTTCCCGGCAAGCTTCAGTGCTTTGTCGAGATGATCGTCGAGTTCGTGGACAACAGCGTGAAAGAAACCTTCCACGGCCGTAATGCCCTGATCGCTCCTCTCGCTCTGACCATCTTCGTTTGGGTTTTCATGATGAACTTCATGGACATGGTGCCAGTTGACTGGCTGCCACACACCGCCGCTATGCTGGGTGTGCCTTACCTGAAAGTGGTTCCGACGACTGACCTGAACATCACCTTCAGCCTCGCGCTGGGTGTGTTTTTGCTGATTATTTACTACAGCATCAAGGTCAAGGGAGTGTCTGGCTTCGTGAAAGAACTGACACTGCAGCCCTTTAACCACTGGGCAATGATACCCGTCAACCTCCTGCTGGAATCAGTTACCCTGATAGCCAAGCCAATCTCATTGGCTCTGCGTCTATTCGGTAACCTGTATGCGGGTGAGTTGATCTTCATCCTTATTGCGCTGATGTATGGTGCCAACTGGCTGATCGCCTCTCTGGGTGTAACCCTGCAACTGGGTTGGTTGATCTTCCACATTCTGGTTATCACACTGCAAGCGTTTATCTTCATGATGCTGACTATTGTTTACCTCAGCATGGCGCATGAAGATCATTAA
- a CDS encoding ATP synthase subunit I — protein MSKVLARRGRWSAYKLVLMQAAIAGGASVLFFVVWGAQYGVSALAGAAIAVLPNFVFATLAFSHSGASAAGKVLKTFYWGEAVKLLLTIALFSLVFINLKIVFMPLFVCYSLALLVHWTAPLYFKQK, from the coding sequence TTGAGCAAGGTTTTGGCGCGTCGTGGCCGTTGGTCTGCCTATAAATTGGTGTTGATGCAGGCGGCGATAGCCGGGGGTGCGTCAGTTCTCTTCTTCGTCGTCTGGGGAGCGCAATACGGGGTATCGGCTTTAGCCGGTGCTGCGATAGCTGTGCTCCCTAATTTTGTATTCGCAACCCTCGCTTTTTCCCATTCGGGAGCAAGTGCAGCAGGGAAGGTACTGAAAACCTTCTACTGGGGGGAAGCGGTAAAGTTGCTGTTAACCATTGCCCTGTTTTCGTTGGTGTTTATCAATTTGAAAATCGTCTTTATGCCGCTTTTCGTTTGCTACTCACTGGCACTCCTGGTGCATTGGACAGCGCCTTTATACTTCAAGCAAAAGTAA
- a CDS encoding ParB/RepB/Spo0J family partition protein: MTLKKRGLGKGLDALLSTSHAASRKLEQEAARADKQDDLVHLDVDLLQPGKYQPRKDMSPEALEELAESIRAQGIIQPIVVRKVAEQKYEIIAGERRWRASQLAKLEKVPCIIKQVPDESAVAIALIENIQREDLNAMEEAIALHRLLEEFELTHQQVADAVGKSRTTVTNLLRLNSLNEPVKRLLEYGDIDMGHARALLAVEGEEQTNLARLVAAKELTVRETERLINRTLNPAKEAEKPVKDHDVSRLEQQLIEKLGAKVSIAHGSKGKGKIVINYQNLAELDGILSKIR, from the coding sequence ATGACTTTGAAAAAACGGGGCTTGGGTAAAGGATTGGATGCACTGCTGAGCACCAGCCATGCCGCCAGTAGAAAACTGGAACAGGAAGCCGCCCGGGCCGACAAACAGGACGACCTGGTGCACCTGGATGTGGATTTGCTGCAACCCGGCAAGTACCAGCCCCGTAAGGATATGTCACCAGAGGCCTTGGAAGAACTGGCCGAGTCCATTCGTGCCCAGGGCATCATTCAGCCCATAGTGGTGCGCAAGGTCGCCGAACAAAAGTACGAAATCATTGCCGGTGAACGTCGCTGGCGTGCCTCACAGTTGGCCAAGCTTGAGAAAGTCCCCTGTATCATCAAGCAGGTGCCTGACGAATCAGCAGTGGCCATTGCCCTGATTGAAAACATCCAGCGTGAAGATCTCAATGCCATGGAAGAAGCCATTGCCTTGCATCGTCTGTTGGAAGAATTTGAACTCACCCACCAGCAGGTGGCCGATGCGGTAGGTAAATCCCGCACCACAGTCACTAACCTGCTGCGTCTCAATAGTCTGAATGAACCCGTTAAGCGTTTGCTTGAATATGGCGATATCGACATGGGCCACGCCCGTGCGCTGCTTGCCGTAGAGGGAGAAGAACAGACAAATCTGGCACGTTTAGTTGCCGCCAAAGAGCTCACCGTTCGGGAAACTGAACGATTAATTAATAGAACCTTAAATCCCGCTAAAGAAGCAGAAAAACCGGTAAAAGATCACGATGTAAGCCGTCTGGAGCAGCAGTTGATTGAAAAGCTGGGCGCCAAGGTTTCCATTGCTCATGGCAGTAAGGGCAAGGGAAAAATTGTAATTAACTACCAAAATCTCGCTGAATTAGACGGTATTCTCAGTAAAATCCGCTGA
- the rsmG gene encoding 16S rRNA (guanine(527)-N(7))-methyltransferase RsmG, whose amino-acid sequence MLAEKLSQDLAKAGLQVDAQQQQQLLAFVALLDKWNKAYNLTSVREPAQMLTRHILDSLVVSPHLVGSRFIDVGTGPGLPGIPLAIINPDKEFVLLDSLGKRIRFQKQVAVELGLKNISSVESRVELYQPEQGFDGVLSRAFASVGDMLSWCHHLPAENGSFYALKGQLGDEEMAGIPEGFKLIETIRLTVPGLDEQRHLLKLVKA is encoded by the coding sequence GTGTTAGCCGAAAAACTCAGTCAGGATCTCGCCAAAGCGGGCCTGCAGGTCGATGCCCAGCAGCAACAGCAATTACTTGCCTTTGTGGCGCTGCTCGACAAGTGGAACAAGGCCTATAACCTGACGTCGGTGCGGGAACCGGCGCAAATGCTGACCCGGCACATTCTCGATAGCCTGGTGGTGTCACCTCATCTGGTGGGTTCGCGTTTTATCGATGTGGGCACAGGGCCTGGCTTGCCGGGTATTCCGCTGGCTATCATCAATCCGGACAAAGAGTTTGTTTTGCTGGATAGTCTGGGCAAACGTATTCGTTTCCAAAAACAGGTTGCTGTGGAGCTTGGGCTGAAAAACATCAGCTCGGTGGAAAGCCGGGTCGAGCTGTATCAACCTGAGCAGGGATTTGATGGTGTGCTGAGTCGCGCGTTTGCCTCTGTGGGGGACATGCTCAGCTGGTGCCATCATTTACCAGCTGAAAACGGCAGTTTTTATGCCCTCAAGGGCCAGCTTGGTGATGAAGAGATGGCCGGGATCCCCGAAGGCTTTAAGTTGATTGAAACCATCAGGCTCACAGTCCCCGGACTGGATGAGCAAAGGCATCTGCTGAAATTGGTCAAAGCGTGA